A part of Rhinolophus ferrumequinum isolate MPI-CBG mRhiFer1 chromosome 11, mRhiFer1_v1.p, whole genome shotgun sequence genomic DNA contains:
- the AP2A2 gene encoding AP-2 complex subunit alpha-2 isoform X2: MPAVSKGDGMRGLAVFISDIRNCKSKEAEIKRINKELANIRSKFKGDKALDGYSKKKYVCKLLFIFLLGHDIDFGHMEAVNLLSSNRYTEKQIGYLFISVLVNSNSELIRLINNAIKNDLASRNPTFMGLALHCIANVGSREMAEAFAGEIPKVLVAGDTMDSVKQSAALCLLRLYRTSPDLVPMGDWTSRVVHLLNDQHLGVVTAATSLITTLAQKNPEEFKTSVSLAVSRLSRIVTSASTDLQDYTYYFVPAPWLSVKLLRLLQCYPPPDPAVRGRLTECLETILNKAQEPPKSKKVQHSNAKNAVLFEAISLIIHHDSEPNLLVRACNQLGQFLQHRETNLRYLALESMCTLASSEFSHEAVKTHIETVINALKTERDVSVRQRAVDLLYAMCDRSNAQQIVAEMLSYLETADYSIREEIVLKVAILAEKYAVDYTWYVDTILNLIRIAGDYVSEEVWYRVIQIVINRDDVQGYAAKTVFEALQAPACHENLVKVGGYILGEFGNLIAGDPRSSPLIQFSLLHSKFHLCSVPTRALLLSTYIKFVNLFPEVKATIQDVLRSDSQLRNADVELQQRAVEYLRLSTVASTDILATVLEEMPPFPERESSILAKLKKKKGPSTVTGLEDSKRERGADINGGPEPTPASAASTPSPSADLLGLGAAPPAPVGPPASSGGLLVDVFSDSPSAVAPLAPGSEDNFARFVCKNNGVLFENQLLQIGLKSEFRQNLGRMFIFYGNKTSTQFLNFTPTLICSDDLQATLSLQTKPVDPTVDGGAQVRQAVNIECVSDFTEAPVLNIQFRYGGTFQNVSVKLPITLNKFFQPTEMASQDFFQRWKQLSNPQQEVQNIFKAKHPMDTEITKAKIIGFGSALLEEVDPNPANFVGAGIIHTKSTQIGCLLRLEPNLQAQMYRLTLRTSKETVSQRLCELLSDQF, from the exons GCAAAAGTaaagaagcagaaataaagagaataaacaaGGAGCTGGCAAACATCAGATCAAAATTTAAAG GTGACAAGGCTCTTGACGGCtacagtaaaaagaaatatgtctGCAAGTTGCTCTTCATCTTTCTCCTGGGCCACGACATTGACTTTGGGCACATGGAGGCGGTGAACCTGCTGAGCTCCAACAGATACACGGAGAAGCAGATT GGGTACCTGTTCATCTCCGTGCTGGTGAACTCCAACAGTGAGCTGATCCGGCTCATCAACAACGCCATCAAGAACGACCTGGCCAGCCGCAACCCCACCTTCATGGGCCTGGCCCTGCACTGCATCGCCAACGTGGGCAGTCGGGAGATGGCCGAGGCCTTCGCTGGGGAGATCCCCAAAGTCCTGGTAGCTGG CGACACCATGGACAGTGTGAAGCAGAGCGCCGCCCTGTGTCTGCTGCGTCTGTACCGGACGTCTCCTGATCTCGTCCCCATGGGTGACTGGACGTCCCGTGTGGTGCACCTCCTCAATGACCAGCACTTG GGTGTGGTGACTGCTGCCACCAGTCTCATCACCACCTTGGCACAGAAGAACCCAGAAGAGTTTAAAACCTCCGTCTCTCTGGCCGTCTCCAGATTAAGCAGA ATTGTGACGTCTGCGTCCACAGACCTGCAGGATTACACTTACTATTTTGTTCCGGCTCCCTGGCTGTCAGTCAAACTTCTGCGGTTGCTACAGTGCTACCCACCCCCAG ACCCTGCCGTGCGAGGCCGCCTGACCGAGTGCCTGGAGACGATTCTGAACAAGGCCCAGGAGCCGCCGAAGTCCAAGAAGGTGCAGCATTCCAACGCCAAGAACGCCGTGCTCTTTGAGGCAATCAGCCTCATCATTCACCACGACAG TGAGCCAAACCTGCTTGTCCGCGCCTGTAACCAGCTGGGCCAGTTCCTGCAGCACCGGGAGACCAACCTGCGCTACCTGGCCCTGGAGAGCATGTGCACACTGGCGAGCTCCGAGTTCTCCCACGAGGCCGTGAAGACGCACATCGAGACGGTCATCAACGCTCTGAAG ACGGAGAGGGACGTGAGTGTGCGTCAGCGGGCCGTGGACCTCCTATACGCCATGTGTGACCGCAGCAACGCCCAGCAGATCGTGGCCGAGATGCTCAGCTACTTGGAGACAGCAGACTACTCCATCCGAGAAGAGATT GTGCTGAAGGTGGCCATCTTGGCGGAGAAGTACGCCGTGGACTACACATGGTACGTGGACACCATCCTAAACCTGATCCGCATTGCCGGCGACTACGTGAGCGAAGAGGTGTGGTACCGTGTCATTCAGATAGTCATCAACCGGGACGACGTGCAGGGCTACGCTGCCAAGACGGTGTTCGAG GCGCTGCAGGCCCCTGCGTGCCATGAGAACCTGGTCAAAGTGGGCGGCTACATCCTGGGGGAGTTCGGGAACCTGATAGCTGGGGACCCAAGATCCAG CCCCCTGATCCAGTTCAGCCTGCTGCACTCCAAGTTCCACCTGTGCAGCGTGCCCACCAGGGCGCTGCTCCTGTCCACCTACATCAAGTTCGTGAACCTGTTTCCGGAGGTGAAGGCCACCATCCAGGACGTGCTGCGCAGCGACAGCCAGCTGAGGAACGCAGACGTGGAGCTGCAGCAGCGGGCCGTGGAGTACCTGCGGCTCAGCACGGTCGCCAGCACCGACATCCTG GCCACTGTCCTGGAGGAGATGCCCCCGTTCCCCGAACGCGAGTCGTCCATCCTGGCCAAGCTCAAGAAGAAGAAGGGCCCGAGCACGGTGACAGGCCTGGAGGACAGCAAGCGGGAGCGGGGTGCCGACATCAATGGGGGCCCCGAGCCCACACCAGCCAGTGCCGCG TCCACTCCTTCTCCGTCGGCAGACCTCCTGGGTCTGGGCGCTGCGCCACCAGCTCCCGTGGGCCCCCCAGCCTCCTCCGGCGGGCTGCTTGTGGACGTGTTCTCAGACTCACCCTCTGCAGTCGCACCTCTCGCTCCCGGCTCTGAGGACAACTTTGCCAG GTTTGTCTGTAAAAATAACGGTGTGTTATTTGAAAACCAGTTGCTTCAGATTGGACTTAAGTCTGAATTTCGGCAGAATTTAG gtCGGATGTTTATATTTTACGGTAATAAGACCTCCACACAGTTCTTAAATTTCACTCCAACACTAATCTGTTCAGACGACCTTCAGGCTA CTCTGAGCCTGCAGACCAAGCCCGTGGACCCGACGGTGGACGGGGGCGCCCAGGTGCGGCAGGCGGTGAACATAGAGTGCGTGTCGGACTTCACGGAGGCACCCGTCCTCAATATCCAGTTCAG GTATGGGGGCACCTTTCAGAACGTGTCTGTCAAGCTGCCCATCACACTCAACAAGTTTTTCCAGCCCACCGAGATGGCTTCTCAGGATTTCTTTCAGCGTTGGAAGCAGCTGAGCAA TCCCCAACAAGAAGTCCAGAACATTTTCAAGGCAAAGCATCCAATGGACACAGAAATCACGAAAGCCAAG ATCATTGGATTTGGTTCTGCGCTCCTTGAGGAAGTCGATCCTAATCCTGCGAATTTTGTGGGCGCCGGTATCATCCACACCAAAAGCACCCAGATCGGGTGCTTACTGCGTCTGGAGCCCAACCTGCAAGCCCAG ATGTACCGGCTCACACTGCGGACGAGCAAGGAGACCGTCTCCCAGAGACTGTGTGAATTGCTGTCGGATCAGTTCTAA
- the AP2A2 gene encoding AP-2 complex subunit alpha-2 isoform X1 encodes MPAVSKGDGMRGLAVFISDIRNCKSKEAEIKRINKELANIRSKFKGDKALDGYSKKKYVCKLLFIFLLGHDIDFGHMEAVNLLSSNRYTEKQIGYLFISVLVNSNSELIRLINNAIKNDLASRNPTFMGLALHCIANVGSREMAEAFAGEIPKVLVAGDTMDSVKQSAALCLLRLYRTSPDLVPMGDWTSRVVHLLNDQHLGVVTAATSLITTLAQKNPEEFKTSVSLAVSRLSRIVTSASTDLQDYTYYFVPAPWLSVKLLRLLQCYPPPEDPAVRGRLTECLETILNKAQEPPKSKKVQHSNAKNAVLFEAISLIIHHDSEPNLLVRACNQLGQFLQHRETNLRYLALESMCTLASSEFSHEAVKTHIETVINALKTERDVSVRQRAVDLLYAMCDRSNAQQIVAEMLSYLETADYSIREEIVLKVAILAEKYAVDYTWYVDTILNLIRIAGDYVSEEVWYRVIQIVINRDDVQGYAAKTVFEALQAPACHENLVKVGGYILGEFGNLIAGDPRSSPLIQFSLLHSKFHLCSVPTRALLLSTYIKFVNLFPEVKATIQDVLRSDSQLRNADVELQQRAVEYLRLSTVASTDILATVLEEMPPFPERESSILAKLKKKKGPSTVTGLEDSKRERGADINGGPEPTPASAASTPSPSADLLGLGAAPPAPVGPPASSGGLLVDVFSDSPSAVAPLAPGSEDNFARFVCKNNGVLFENQLLQIGLKSEFRQNLGRMFIFYGNKTSTQFLNFTPTLICSDDLQATLSLQTKPVDPTVDGGAQVRQAVNIECVSDFTEAPVLNIQFRYGGTFQNVSVKLPITLNKFFQPTEMASQDFFQRWKQLSNPQQEVQNIFKAKHPMDTEITKAKIIGFGSALLEEVDPNPANFVGAGIIHTKSTQIGCLLRLEPNLQAQMYRLTLRTSKETVSQRLCELLSDQF; translated from the exons GCAAAAGTaaagaagcagaaataaagagaataaacaaGGAGCTGGCAAACATCAGATCAAAATTTAAAG GTGACAAGGCTCTTGACGGCtacagtaaaaagaaatatgtctGCAAGTTGCTCTTCATCTTTCTCCTGGGCCACGACATTGACTTTGGGCACATGGAGGCGGTGAACCTGCTGAGCTCCAACAGATACACGGAGAAGCAGATT GGGTACCTGTTCATCTCCGTGCTGGTGAACTCCAACAGTGAGCTGATCCGGCTCATCAACAACGCCATCAAGAACGACCTGGCCAGCCGCAACCCCACCTTCATGGGCCTGGCCCTGCACTGCATCGCCAACGTGGGCAGTCGGGAGATGGCCGAGGCCTTCGCTGGGGAGATCCCCAAAGTCCTGGTAGCTGG CGACACCATGGACAGTGTGAAGCAGAGCGCCGCCCTGTGTCTGCTGCGTCTGTACCGGACGTCTCCTGATCTCGTCCCCATGGGTGACTGGACGTCCCGTGTGGTGCACCTCCTCAATGACCAGCACTTG GGTGTGGTGACTGCTGCCACCAGTCTCATCACCACCTTGGCACAGAAGAACCCAGAAGAGTTTAAAACCTCCGTCTCTCTGGCCGTCTCCAGATTAAGCAGA ATTGTGACGTCTGCGTCCACAGACCTGCAGGATTACACTTACTATTTTGTTCCGGCTCCCTGGCTGTCAGTCAAACTTCTGCGGTTGCTACAGTGCTACCCACCCCCAG AAGACCCTGCCGTGCGAGGCCGCCTGACCGAGTGCCTGGAGACGATTCTGAACAAGGCCCAGGAGCCGCCGAAGTCCAAGAAGGTGCAGCATTCCAACGCCAAGAACGCCGTGCTCTTTGAGGCAATCAGCCTCATCATTCACCACGACAG TGAGCCAAACCTGCTTGTCCGCGCCTGTAACCAGCTGGGCCAGTTCCTGCAGCACCGGGAGACCAACCTGCGCTACCTGGCCCTGGAGAGCATGTGCACACTGGCGAGCTCCGAGTTCTCCCACGAGGCCGTGAAGACGCACATCGAGACGGTCATCAACGCTCTGAAG ACGGAGAGGGACGTGAGTGTGCGTCAGCGGGCCGTGGACCTCCTATACGCCATGTGTGACCGCAGCAACGCCCAGCAGATCGTGGCCGAGATGCTCAGCTACTTGGAGACAGCAGACTACTCCATCCGAGAAGAGATT GTGCTGAAGGTGGCCATCTTGGCGGAGAAGTACGCCGTGGACTACACATGGTACGTGGACACCATCCTAAACCTGATCCGCATTGCCGGCGACTACGTGAGCGAAGAGGTGTGGTACCGTGTCATTCAGATAGTCATCAACCGGGACGACGTGCAGGGCTACGCTGCCAAGACGGTGTTCGAG GCGCTGCAGGCCCCTGCGTGCCATGAGAACCTGGTCAAAGTGGGCGGCTACATCCTGGGGGAGTTCGGGAACCTGATAGCTGGGGACCCAAGATCCAG CCCCCTGATCCAGTTCAGCCTGCTGCACTCCAAGTTCCACCTGTGCAGCGTGCCCACCAGGGCGCTGCTCCTGTCCACCTACATCAAGTTCGTGAACCTGTTTCCGGAGGTGAAGGCCACCATCCAGGACGTGCTGCGCAGCGACAGCCAGCTGAGGAACGCAGACGTGGAGCTGCAGCAGCGGGCCGTGGAGTACCTGCGGCTCAGCACGGTCGCCAGCACCGACATCCTG GCCACTGTCCTGGAGGAGATGCCCCCGTTCCCCGAACGCGAGTCGTCCATCCTGGCCAAGCTCAAGAAGAAGAAGGGCCCGAGCACGGTGACAGGCCTGGAGGACAGCAAGCGGGAGCGGGGTGCCGACATCAATGGGGGCCCCGAGCCCACACCAGCCAGTGCCGCG TCCACTCCTTCTCCGTCGGCAGACCTCCTGGGTCTGGGCGCTGCGCCACCAGCTCCCGTGGGCCCCCCAGCCTCCTCCGGCGGGCTGCTTGTGGACGTGTTCTCAGACTCACCCTCTGCAGTCGCACCTCTCGCTCCCGGCTCTGAGGACAACTTTGCCAG GTTTGTCTGTAAAAATAACGGTGTGTTATTTGAAAACCAGTTGCTTCAGATTGGACTTAAGTCTGAATTTCGGCAGAATTTAG gtCGGATGTTTATATTTTACGGTAATAAGACCTCCACACAGTTCTTAAATTTCACTCCAACACTAATCTGTTCAGACGACCTTCAGGCTA CTCTGAGCCTGCAGACCAAGCCCGTGGACCCGACGGTGGACGGGGGCGCCCAGGTGCGGCAGGCGGTGAACATAGAGTGCGTGTCGGACTTCACGGAGGCACCCGTCCTCAATATCCAGTTCAG GTATGGGGGCACCTTTCAGAACGTGTCTGTCAAGCTGCCCATCACACTCAACAAGTTTTTCCAGCCCACCGAGATGGCTTCTCAGGATTTCTTTCAGCGTTGGAAGCAGCTGAGCAA TCCCCAACAAGAAGTCCAGAACATTTTCAAGGCAAAGCATCCAATGGACACAGAAATCACGAAAGCCAAG ATCATTGGATTTGGTTCTGCGCTCCTTGAGGAAGTCGATCCTAATCCTGCGAATTTTGTGGGCGCCGGTATCATCCACACCAAAAGCACCCAGATCGGGTGCTTACTGCGTCTGGAGCCCAACCTGCAAGCCCAG ATGTACCGGCTCACACTGCGGACGAGCAAGGAGACCGTCTCCCAGAGACTGTGTGAATTGCTGTCGGATCAGTTCTAA